A single window of uncultured Pseudodesulfovibrio sp. DNA harbors:
- a CDS encoding GGDEF domain-containing protein, which yields MTKNPLCSAETNEIVDILKTAGIGDDPNWMAVILFVRNLLTKLSVFTDAKKAEIQREICAEILKNDFSDERYEIIIAMLDMYIMQNIGTQELEEALTKEKQSAAQLLQEMNDIINSMQGANKLHSARLNSFQASATNAIQGGTNKTAILSRVRGMFQELITEFKDEARELNAKADHFERTANFDPLLTELYNRRAMEVFMNSAVKECCENCMPLSLMLIDVDHFKRVNDTYGHQAGDDVLRALGRILTAHAMQYDGFAARYGGEELVIIMKNMDLNRAAIKSEAVRADVENYDFRIRTNGQLSEDSLQFTVSVGVAELKEGWNANSLVSAADSAMYKAKKSGRNRVCAASA from the coding sequence ATGACGAAAAACCCTCTCTGTTCAGCCGAAACAAACGAAATTGTCGACATTCTGAAAACAGCTGGAATAGGTGACGATCCGAACTGGATGGCCGTCATTCTGTTCGTCCGCAACCTTCTCACGAAACTCAGTGTGTTTACGGATGCAAAGAAGGCTGAGATTCAACGTGAGATTTGTGCGGAAATCCTGAAAAACGATTTTTCTGATGAACGCTACGAAATCATAATCGCCATGCTCGACATGTACATCATGCAAAACATCGGCACTCAGGAACTTGAAGAAGCGCTCACGAAAGAGAAGCAATCCGCCGCTCAACTTCTTCAGGAAATGAACGACATCATCAATTCCATGCAGGGGGCAAACAAACTCCATAGCGCTCGTCTGAACTCATTTCAGGCAAGCGCAACCAACGCAATTCAGGGCGGTACCAACAAAACCGCCATTCTCAGTAGGGTACGCGGTATGTTTCAGGAACTCATCACCGAGTTCAAAGACGAAGCCCGGGAACTCAATGCCAAGGCTGACCATTTTGAAAGAACGGCCAATTTTGATCCATTACTGACCGAGCTCTACAATCGCCGCGCCATGGAAGTCTTCATGAACAGTGCGGTCAAGGAATGTTGTGAAAATTGTATGCCCCTCAGCTTGATGTTGATCGATGTGGATCATTTCAAACGGGTCAACGATACATATGGACATCAAGCCGGTGATGATGTCCTTCGAGCTCTGGGCCGCATCCTCACCGCGCATGCCATGCAGTATGACGGCTTCGCGGCCAGATACGGCGGAGAAGAACTGGTCATCATCATGAAAAATATGGACCTAAACAGGGCCGCCATCAAATCTGAAGCAGTCAGAGCCGATGTGGAAAATTATGATTTCCGTATCCGTACAAACGGCCAATTGTCGGAAGATTCCCTGCAATTTACCGTCTCTGTCGGTGTGGCGGAACTCAAAGAAGGGTGGAATGCCAACTCTCTGGTCAGCGCTGCGGACTCAGCCATGTACAAAGCCAAAAAATCTGGTCGAAACAGAGTCTGTGCAGCATCAGCATAG
- a CDS encoding DUF2784 domain-containing protein: MTDGQILILADTILVIHFIIAAYLTLGLPVIWLGKIFGRQFIHNPWFRYSHAGLMGFVLLESLIGMFCPLTVWETNLRRAAGQQGVGYDESFVSHWLGKILFHDFNETTYSVVYGLFFLLIALTFLFIPVRASGKKCRNRNPKEP, from the coding sequence ATGACGGACGGCCAGATACTGATTCTGGCCGACACCATCCTGGTGATTCATTTCATTATTGCGGCCTACCTGACCTTGGGGTTGCCTGTTATCTGGCTGGGGAAAATATTTGGCCGACAATTCATTCACAACCCATGGTTTCGGTATTCGCACGCGGGACTCATGGGGTTTGTGCTTCTGGAATCTTTGATCGGTATGTTTTGCCCACTCACGGTCTGGGAAACAAACTTACGAAGAGCCGCAGGACAACAGGGTGTCGGTTATGATGAATCCTTCGTCAGTCATTGGCTCGGGAAAATACTGTTCCATGACTTCAACGAAACCACCTATAGCGTGGTATATGGGCTCTTTTTCTTACTTATCGCACTGACCTTCCTGTTCATTCCAGTTCGGGCAAGCGGAAAAAAATGCCGAAACCGCAACCCCAAAGAACCTTAA